The following proteins are encoded in a genomic region of Pseudoxanthomonas suwonensis 11-1:
- a CDS encoding STAS domain-containing protein — protein sequence MSQLRIDPTPPQNGVQRIAVSGRLDTGSHSELDHAIDPLLADERVSSVVLDLEGLNYISSAGLRSLSRVRRALARRHRSVLLINPQPQIQKVFDVVDAVPLKDVFASVEEADQYLDAMQRKLVAKVAAAQVQA from the coding sequence ATGAGCCAGCTCAGGATCGACCCCACGCCCCCGCAGAACGGAGTCCAGCGCATTGCCGTTAGCGGCCGCCTGGATACCGGCAGCCACTCCGAACTGGACCACGCCATCGACCCGCTGCTTGCCGACGAGCGCGTGTCCTCCGTGGTGCTGGACCTGGAAGGCCTCAACTACATCAGCAGCGCCGGCCTGCGCTCGCTGTCGCGCGTCCGCCGCGCCCTCGCCCGCCGCCACCGCAGCGTGCTGCTGATCAACCCGCAGCCGCAGATCCAGAAGGTCTTCGACGTCGTCGACGCCGTTCCCCTCAAGGACGTCTTCGCCTCGGTGGAAGAAGCGGACCAGTACCTGGATGCGATGCAGCGGAAGCTGGTGGCGAAGGTGGCCGCCGCTCAGGTACAGGCGTAG
- a CDS encoding signal peptidase II, translating into MARTALLVVGSFVALEIAIRAWARLGLEVDSTIHLAGPLYLTHTINETRVMLFGWSAIAWLLIALLIASIFCSFFFWVGRAQPGLGHHWMVRLGFLASAALVAIALLNAAEYVALGGVTDYLAMVDLETKRVRVINIADIVVVLASVAAVVGQIGTTVELVRRSIFRTGVT; encoded by the coding sequence ATGGCTAGGACAGCTTTGCTTGTTGTCGGCTCGTTTGTTGCTCTCGAGATCGCCATTCGCGCGTGGGCCCGGCTAGGCCTCGAGGTCGACAGCACTATCCACTTGGCGGGGCCGCTGTACTTGACGCACACGATCAACGAAACGAGGGTGATGCTGTTCGGGTGGAGCGCTATCGCCTGGCTACTGATCGCCCTGTTGATTGCTTCGATCTTCTGTTCGTTTTTCTTCTGGGTAGGCCGAGCGCAGCCCGGACTTGGTCATCACTGGATGGTGCGCCTGGGATTCCTGGCATCAGCCGCGTTGGTCGCCATTGCACTACTGAATGCAGCCGAGTATGTCGCGCTTGGAGGTGTGACTGATTACCTGGCCATGGTGGACCTGGAAACCAAGCGGGTGAGGGTCATCAACATCGCTGACATCGTCGTGGTCCTGGCTTCGGTTGCCGCGGTCGTCGGACAGATAGGCACGACTGTTGAACTGGTCCGCAGGTCGATATTCAGGACCGGCGTGACTTGA
- a CDS encoding CPBP family intramembrane glutamic endopeptidase translates to MAGPDIHSWKLVASGFLVTLIGGLGLWLSEAIELAWGKPVCEGTLALVLLWLYPEKESRRWSISLVIWLVVAAIGLAAFWVAAVAWGRTKFLDVSQLSITAVAVTLVGAVVTAPIYEEKVVRGLLLDGLSRLTNGLTAAVLVSLVFGFVHAGPLFWPVVFSLALCMLALKWRVSTLQRALVHGIVNLLVLLWYGTKGYGLFL, encoded by the coding sequence ATGGCGGGGCCAGATATTCACAGTTGGAAGCTAGTTGCTTCTGGCTTCTTGGTCACCTTAATAGGTGGGCTTGGGTTGTGGCTGTCTGAGGCGATTGAGCTCGCCTGGGGAAAGCCTGTGTGCGAGGGCACACTCGCGCTGGTCTTGCTCTGGCTCTATCCAGAGAAGGAATCTCGTAGGTGGTCGATTAGCCTCGTGATCTGGCTCGTGGTTGCAGCGATCGGCCTAGCCGCCTTCTGGGTGGCTGCAGTCGCTTGGGGTAGAACGAAGTTCCTCGATGTCTCTCAGCTCTCTATCACGGCGGTGGCGGTGACCTTGGTCGGTGCCGTGGTCACCGCGCCGATCTACGAGGAGAAGGTCGTGCGAGGACTTTTGCTTGATGGGCTATCGCGGCTCACGAACGGCCTAACTGCAGCCGTTCTCGTGTCGCTTGTATTTGGCTTTGTCCATGCCGGCCCACTGTTCTGGCCAGTGGTCTTCTCGCTGGCCCTATGCATGCTTGCACTGAAATGGCGCGTAAGCACGTTGCAGCGAGCATTGGTCCACGGGATCGTGAATCTCTTGGTCTTGCTCTGGTATGGAACTAAGGGGTACGGGCTTTTCTTGTAG